In Tenebrio molitor chromosome 6, icTenMoli1.1, whole genome shotgun sequence, one genomic interval encodes:
- the mesh gene encoding protein mesh isoform X2 encodes MPKTKMWIKCVLVISFLSVQTFTQEINTDAEIITSLLPQRVDPADENPINPERPSETPQDERDPMTSEYAPQENSQRGGSGTPYVITEARLKEIRQYFMYPYYDKGGNADNEGDYQKAIQTSTPQVHKNLNFQLPFFGFRFNYTRVSLNGYLEFSDPPQNYETYPLVFPVKEWPKKNDPSFIGIFYSKCRIGNIRVEDVDQRKPGVYFRLERDLRERIDRMGVEIRERLKWDIREGVIGAEAFNPKHAIIITWKNVSFAGGFANALYRTNTFQMVLATDEVYTYAMYNYLNLDWTSHTEAGGDTINGEGGIPAFVGFNAGNGTRSYEYVPYSQNSVIRDLTGTGYGNEKKGRHYFRIDENILLGSCNKDIDGANLELVYAPESGNMLGGTIVNITGPCFKPTDKIICKFDTADEVEGVVVGRNRAICVQPRLLVEGYVVLEIAIGSGTYKWKGKYYVETPATASQKIFFDDMSYNEKAPKEVGITWEKQNLTSNENANIRISLWGYRETTIRPEFLYITDLASNVQNTGSYKIIPSNYRNRNNEFLDDIQFGFIQINLTESIPVQNNNGQTEIKVTPLVWSRPIPLGWYFGPQWQRKYGDNWPKDLCDKWLKDDRYLKNYANELPQCPCTLKQALADKGKFMPDFDCDKDANPKCYFHRQAVHCVKTGSPTLQGAEQQCCYDKNNYLMLSYDQKWGSYPRRSHNLGHFPWYESTKVPTLSQWYNDMIPRFVCCLWQEETAVGCETLRFERRPTQDCVAYQPPAIAGVYGDPHIITFDNLKYTFNGKGEFVLVRTESIRNRLEVQGRFEQMPLNAYGEVRATQLTSVVARGNSTTVIEVRQRPKEARWRYHLDVLANGKRVYFDRPSLKFQHFPGVTVYTPTYIFNQSEVVVMFDSGAGLEVVENSGYLTARVYLPWSFINQTRGLFGNWSFDVLDDFTLPDGTKTGITTNINDMERIYTDFGMKWILDDVGDVQKGRALFYREHGQSASTFNNKTFKPEFRMVLEDLIPDNRSEYRNKAYDLCTATNYECLYDYAMTYSRDVAHFTSNYKASITTLKEINQENIVSCGVLETPRFGRKDTFLFVPGTKVTFECSQDFILVGDQRRECMGDGQWNIPEYGYTECLRQQEYSSRMAAITGGIVLAVLIPIILIIGFVAFTLFKRFSSDKNSWQYNAAPSGPTARSKLSARPISPSMSDDAFSLRSPAPSDRSSLSSTSKKRRSYDKVYRTHEPLEGLPETEFEEKAWDPNELEYEPDNKPSPSPSSVVYSEPFNSKPDLVKFQSNPNLSSPKRFTYNSDDYTVPMKKDRMSSQSSIITDV; translated from the exons ATGCCGAAGACGAAAATGTGGATTAAGTGTGTGCTAGTGATCTCATTCTTAAGTGTTCAGACTTTTACCCAAGAAATTAATACAGATGCCGAAATTATAACATCGCTTCTTCCTCAACGTGTTGATCCAGCTGACGAAAATCCCATCAACCCCGAAAGACCGTCAGAAACGCCCCAAGATGAGAGAG ATCCCATGACATCGGAGTATGCCCCGCAAGAAAACAGCCAAAGAGGCGGAAGCGGGACACCCTACGTAATCACAGAAGCTCGTCTGAAAGAAATCAGACAATATTTCATGTACCCTTACTATGACAAAGGAGGCAACGCAGACAACGAAGGCGACTACCAAAAAGCCATCCAAACCTCGACTCCCCAAGTCCACAAAAATCTAAATTTCCAACTACCCTTCTTCGGATTCAGATTCAACTACACCAGAGTTTCGCTGAACGGTTATTTGGAATTCAGCGACCCTCCGCAGAACTACGAAACCTACCCGCTCGTGTTCCCAGTGAAAGAATGGCCCAAAAAGAACGACCCTTCTTTCATCGGAATTTTCTACAGCAAGTGCAGAATCGGTAATATAAGAGTGGAGGATGTAGATCAACGCAAGCCGGGAGTCTATTTCCGCTTGGAGAGAGATCTTAGGGAAAGAATCGACCGAATGGGAGTCGAAATCAGGGAACGGCTCAAATGGGACATTCGAGAAGGCGTCATCGGTGCAGAGGCTTTCAATCCAAAACACGCCATCATCATCACctggaaaaatgtttctttcgCTGGAGGTTTCGCGAATGCGCTCTATAGG ACAAACACTTTCCAAATGGTGCTGGCCACTGATGAAGTTTACACTTACGCCATGTACAACTATTTGAATCTTGACTGGACCAGTCATACTGAAGCTGGTGGCGACACAATCAATGGAGAAGGTGGTATTCCGGCTTTCGTCGGATTTAATGCCGGAAATGGGACCAGATCATACGAATATGTGCCATACAGTCAAAATTCGGTCATTCGAGATCTCACCGGAACAGGTTACGGAAATGAAAAGAAAGGTCGTCATTACTTCCGTAtcgatgaaaatattttgcttgGCAGTTGCAACAAAGATATAG ACGGTGCAAATCTGGAACTGGTGTATGCTCCTGAGAGCGGAAACATGTTGGGAGGAACTATAGTTAACATCACTGGTCCTTGCTTCAAACCGACGGACAAGATCATTTGCAAGTTTGACACAGCTGACGAGGTCGAAGGTGTCGTAGTTGGCAGGAACAGAGCCATCTGCGTCCAGCCAAGACTTCTCGTTGAAGGATACGTCGTCCTCGAGATAGCAATTGGTTCCGGAACCTACAAGTGGAAAGGAAAATACTACGTCG AAACTCCTGCAACCGCCTCCCAGAAAATCTTCTTCGACGACATGTCCTACAACGAGAAAGCTCCAAAAGAAGTTGGGATTACTTGGGAAAAGCAGAATTTGACCTCAAACGAAAACGCCAACATCCGCATATCGCTTTGGGGCTACAGAGAAACCACAATCCGACCGGAATTCTTGTACATTACGGACTTGGCATCTAACGTGCAGAACACAGGGTCGTACAAAATTATTCCGTCCAACTACAGAAATAGAAACAACGAGTTTTTGGACGACATACAGTTTGGAttcattcaaattaatttgaccgAGTCTATACCGGTTCAAAACAATAATGGACAAACTGAGATTAAAGTTACACCGCTGGTTTGGAGTAGACCGATTCCTTTGGGATGGTACTTTGGACCGCAGTGGCAGCGGAAGTATGGTGATAATTGGCCTAAAGATCTTTGCGACAAGTGGCTCAAAGACGACAGATATTTGAAAAACTACGCCAACGAACTTCCTCAATGCCCCTGCACGCTCAAGCAAGCCTTGGCCGACAAAGGCAAATTCATGCCGGATTTCGACTGCGACAAAGACGCCAACCCAAAATGTTACTTCCATCGACAAGCCGTACATTGCGTCAAGACCGGATCCCCAAC GTTGCAAGGAGCTGAACAACAGTGCTGTTACGATAAAAATAACTACTTGATGTTGTCATATGATCAAAAGTGGGGCTCCTATCCGCGTCGCAGCCACAACTTGGGCCACTTCCCCTGGTACGAATCCACCAAAGTTCCGACTTTATCGCAATGGTACAACGACATGATCCCTCGATTTGTTTGCTGCTTGTGGCAAGAAGAAACTGCCGTGGGTTGCGAAACTCTCAGATTCGAAAGACGTCCCACGCAGGACTGCGTAGCTTATCAACCTCCTGCAATCGCCGGTGTTTACGGAGACCCCCACATCATCACTTTTGATAATCTCAAGTACACGTTCAACGGCAAAGGAGAGTTTGTTTTGGTGCGTACCGAAAGCATCCGAAATCGACTGGAAGTCCAAGGAAGATTTGAACAAATGCCCTTGAATGCCTACGGAGAAGTCAGAGCTACACAGCTAACGTCGGTGGTGGCAAGAGGCAATAGCACTACAGTCATCGAAGTCAGACAAAGACCAAAAGAGGCACGGTGGAGGTACCACCTTGATGTTCTGGCAAATGGAAAAAGAGTTTACTTTGACAGGCCTTCATTGAAATTCCAACATTTCCCAG GTGTTACTGTTTATACTCCTACTTACATTTTCAATCAGTCTGAAGTTGTTGTCATGTTCGATTCCGGTGCCGGTCTTGAGGTTGTTGAAAACAGTGGATACCTTACTGCAAGAGTTTATCTCCCTTGGTCGTTTATT AATCAAACTCGAGGACTGTTCGGTAACTGGAGTTTTGACGTCTTAGATGATTTCACCCTTCCTGACGGGACCAAAACTGGAATAACGACGAACATTAACGATATGGAACGCATTTACACCGACTTTGGAATGAAATGGATCTTGGACGACGTCGGCGACGTTCAAAAGGGACGAGCTCTCTTCTACAGAGAGCACGGACAGAGCGCCTCCACCTTCAACAACAAAACATTCAAACCTGAATTCCGCATGGTACTAGAGGACTTGATTCCAGACAATCGATCCGAATATCGCAACAAAGCTTACGATCTTTGCACCGCCACCAATTATGAGTGCTTGTACGATTACGCCATGACTTACAGTAGAGACGTTGCTCACTTTACATCCAATTACAAAGCATCGATCACAACTTTGAAAGAAATCAATCAAGAAAACATCGTCTCTTGTGGCGTTCTGGAAACACCCAGATTCGGCAGAAAAGATACTTTCTTATTCGTACCAGGAACAAAAGTGACGTTCGAGTGCAGTCAAGACTTCATATTGGTGGGCGACCAAAGGAGAGAATGTATGGGGGATGGGCAATGGAACATTCCAGAATATGGATACACTGAATGTCTAC GCCAACAAGAGTATTCGTCCAGAATGGCAGCCATAACTGGAGGCATTGTGCTCGCAGTCCTTATACCAATAATACTGATAATAGGTTTCGTTGCGTTCACTTTGTTTAAACGGTTTTCAAGTGATAAAAATTCTTGGCAGTATAACGCTGCACCCTCCGGTCCGACCGCGCGTTCTAAATTATCCGCTAGACCTATCAGTCCTTCGATGTCGGACGATGCTTTTTCCCTCCGTAGTCCGGCACCAAGTGATCGGTCTAGTCTAAGTAGTACCAGCAAAAAACGAAGGAGTTATGATAAAGTTTATCGCACCCACGAACCTCTCGAAGGGTTGCCCGAGACAGAGTTCGAAGAGAAAGCTTGGGACCCGAACGAGCTGGAGTACGAACCGGACAATAAACCGTCACCGAGTCCGTCATCCGTCGTTTATTCGGAACCTTTCAATAGCAAACCCGATTTGGTCAAATTTCAGTCGAATCCAAATTTAAGTTCTCCCAAACGGTTCACTTACAATTCAGACGATTACACTGTACCGATGAAAAAGGATCGCATGAGCAGTCAAAGCAGCATAATAACTGATGTGTAG
- the mesh gene encoding protein mesh isoform X3, which yields MPKTKMWIKCVLVISFLSVQTFTQEINTDAEIITSLLPQRVDPADENPINPERPSETPQDEREEPIPQNNVTELKQDDVEIFKPVEVVLRKAPNGKYTYDYTDTYDPMTSEYAPQENSQRGGSGTPYVITEARLKEIRQYFMYPYYDKGGNADNEGDYQKAIQTSTPQVHKNLNFQLPFFGFRFNYTRVSLNGYLEFSDPPQNYETYPLVFPVKEWPKKNDPSFIGIFYSKCRIGNIRVEDVDQRKPGVYFRLERDLRERIDRMGVEIRERLKWDIREGVIGAEAFNPKHAIIITWKNVSFAGGFANALYRTNTFQMVLATDEVYTYAMYNYLNLDWTSHTEAGGDTINGEGGIPAFVGFNAGNGTRSYEYVPYSQNSVIRDLTGTGYGNEKKGRHYFRIDENILLGSCNKDIDGANLELVYAPESGNMLGGTIVNITGPCFKPTDKIICKFDTADEVEGVVVGRNRAICVQPRLLVEGYVVLEIAIGSGTYKWKGKYYVETPATASQKIFFDDMSYNEKAPKEVGITWEKQNLTSNENANIRISLWGYRETTIRPEFLYITDLASNVQNTGSYKIIPSNYRNRNNEFLDDIQFGFIQINLTESIPVQNNNGQTEIKVTPLVWSRPIPLGWYFGPQWQRKYGDNWPKDLCDKWLKDDRYLKNYANELPQCPCTLKQALADKGKFMPDFDCDKDANPKCYFHRQAVHCVKTGSPTLQGAEQQCCYDKNNYLMLSYDQKWGSYPRRSHNLGHFPWYESTKVPTLSQWYNDMIPRFVCCLWQEETAVGCETLRFERRPTQDCVAYQPPAIAGVYGDPHIITFDNLKYTFNGKGEFVLVRTESIRNRLEVQGRFEQMPLNAYGEVRATQLTSVVARGNSTTVIEVRQRPKEARWRYHLDVLANGKRVYFDRPSLKFQHFPGVTVYTPTYIFNQSEVVVMFDSGAGLEVVENSGYLTARVYLPWSFINQTRGLFGNWSFDVLDDFTLPDGTKTGITTNINDMERIYTDFGMKWILDDVGDVQKGRALFYREHGQSASTFNNKTFKPEFRMVLEDLIPDNRSEYRNKAYDLCTATNYECLYDYAMTYSRDVAHFTSNYKASITTLKEINQENIVSCGVLETPRFGRKDTFLFVPGTKVTFECSQDFILVGDQRRECMGDGQWNIPEYGYTECLRQQEYSQRQAGIASGIVLAVLVPLVLLLVYIAYKFFERKQKEKDEEEEEAMNFEAQKREAQQIAARKLTAGEHFDDDAASSIVSGKETTID from the exons ATGCCGAAGACGAAAATGTGGATTAAGTGTGTGCTAGTGATCTCATTCTTAAGTGTTCAGACTTTTACCCAAGAAATTAATACAGATGCCGAAATTATAACATCGCTTCTTCCTCAACGTGTTGATCCAGCTGACGAAAATCCCATCAACCCCGAAAGACCGTCAGAAACGCCCCAAGATGAGAGAG AAGAACCAATACCCCAAAATAATGTCACGGAACTAAAACAGGATGATGTAGAAATATTTAAACCAGTGGAAGTAGTTTTGCGTAAAGCTCCTAATGGAAAATATACATATGACTATACTGATACTTATG ATCCCATGACATCGGAGTATGCCCCGCAAGAAAACAGCCAAAGAGGCGGAAGCGGGACACCCTACGTAATCACAGAAGCTCGTCTGAAAGAAATCAGACAATATTTCATGTACCCTTACTATGACAAAGGAGGCAACGCAGACAACGAAGGCGACTACCAAAAAGCCATCCAAACCTCGACTCCCCAAGTCCACAAAAATCTAAATTTCCAACTACCCTTCTTCGGATTCAGATTCAACTACACCAGAGTTTCGCTGAACGGTTATTTGGAATTCAGCGACCCTCCGCAGAACTACGAAACCTACCCGCTCGTGTTCCCAGTGAAAGAATGGCCCAAAAAGAACGACCCTTCTTTCATCGGAATTTTCTACAGCAAGTGCAGAATCGGTAATATAAGAGTGGAGGATGTAGATCAACGCAAGCCGGGAGTCTATTTCCGCTTGGAGAGAGATCTTAGGGAAAGAATCGACCGAATGGGAGTCGAAATCAGGGAACGGCTCAAATGGGACATTCGAGAAGGCGTCATCGGTGCAGAGGCTTTCAATCCAAAACACGCCATCATCATCACctggaaaaatgtttctttcgCTGGAGGTTTCGCGAATGCGCTCTATAGG ACAAACACTTTCCAAATGGTGCTGGCCACTGATGAAGTTTACACTTACGCCATGTACAACTATTTGAATCTTGACTGGACCAGTCATACTGAAGCTGGTGGCGACACAATCAATGGAGAAGGTGGTATTCCGGCTTTCGTCGGATTTAATGCCGGAAATGGGACCAGATCATACGAATATGTGCCATACAGTCAAAATTCGGTCATTCGAGATCTCACCGGAACAGGTTACGGAAATGAAAAGAAAGGTCGTCATTACTTCCGTAtcgatgaaaatattttgcttgGCAGTTGCAACAAAGATATAG ACGGTGCAAATCTGGAACTGGTGTATGCTCCTGAGAGCGGAAACATGTTGGGAGGAACTATAGTTAACATCACTGGTCCTTGCTTCAAACCGACGGACAAGATCATTTGCAAGTTTGACACAGCTGACGAGGTCGAAGGTGTCGTAGTTGGCAGGAACAGAGCCATCTGCGTCCAGCCAAGACTTCTCGTTGAAGGATACGTCGTCCTCGAGATAGCAATTGGTTCCGGAACCTACAAGTGGAAAGGAAAATACTACGTCG AAACTCCTGCAACCGCCTCCCAGAAAATCTTCTTCGACGACATGTCCTACAACGAGAAAGCTCCAAAAGAAGTTGGGATTACTTGGGAAAAGCAGAATTTGACCTCAAACGAAAACGCCAACATCCGCATATCGCTTTGGGGCTACAGAGAAACCACAATCCGACCGGAATTCTTGTACATTACGGACTTGGCATCTAACGTGCAGAACACAGGGTCGTACAAAATTATTCCGTCCAACTACAGAAATAGAAACAACGAGTTTTTGGACGACATACAGTTTGGAttcattcaaattaatttgaccgAGTCTATACCGGTTCAAAACAATAATGGACAAACTGAGATTAAAGTTACACCGCTGGTTTGGAGTAGACCGATTCCTTTGGGATGGTACTTTGGACCGCAGTGGCAGCGGAAGTATGGTGATAATTGGCCTAAAGATCTTTGCGACAAGTGGCTCAAAGACGACAGATATTTGAAAAACTACGCCAACGAACTTCCTCAATGCCCCTGCACGCTCAAGCAAGCCTTGGCCGACAAAGGCAAATTCATGCCGGATTTCGACTGCGACAAAGACGCCAACCCAAAATGTTACTTCCATCGACAAGCCGTACATTGCGTCAAGACCGGATCCCCAAC GTTGCAAGGAGCTGAACAACAGTGCTGTTACGATAAAAATAACTACTTGATGTTGTCATATGATCAAAAGTGGGGCTCCTATCCGCGTCGCAGCCACAACTTGGGCCACTTCCCCTGGTACGAATCCACCAAAGTTCCGACTTTATCGCAATGGTACAACGACATGATCCCTCGATTTGTTTGCTGCTTGTGGCAAGAAGAAACTGCCGTGGGTTGCGAAACTCTCAGATTCGAAAGACGTCCCACGCAGGACTGCGTAGCTTATCAACCTCCTGCAATCGCCGGTGTTTACGGAGACCCCCACATCATCACTTTTGATAATCTCAAGTACACGTTCAACGGCAAAGGAGAGTTTGTTTTGGTGCGTACCGAAAGCATCCGAAATCGACTGGAAGTCCAAGGAAGATTTGAACAAATGCCCTTGAATGCCTACGGAGAAGTCAGAGCTACACAGCTAACGTCGGTGGTGGCAAGAGGCAATAGCACTACAGTCATCGAAGTCAGACAAAGACCAAAAGAGGCACGGTGGAGGTACCACCTTGATGTTCTGGCAAATGGAAAAAGAGTTTACTTTGACAGGCCTTCATTGAAATTCCAACATTTCCCAG GTGTTACTGTTTATACTCCTACTTACATTTTCAATCAGTCTGAAGTTGTTGTCATGTTCGATTCCGGTGCCGGTCTTGAGGTTGTTGAAAACAGTGGATACCTTACTGCAAGAGTTTATCTCCCTTGGTCGTTTATT AATCAAACTCGAGGACTGTTCGGTAACTGGAGTTTTGACGTCTTAGATGATTTCACCCTTCCTGACGGGACCAAAACTGGAATAACGACGAACATTAACGATATGGAACGCATTTACACCGACTTTGGAATGAAATGGATCTTGGACGACGTCGGCGACGTTCAAAAGGGACGAGCTCTCTTCTACAGAGAGCACGGACAGAGCGCCTCCACCTTCAACAACAAAACATTCAAACCTGAATTCCGCATGGTACTAGAGGACTTGATTCCAGACAATCGATCCGAATATCGCAACAAAGCTTACGATCTTTGCACCGCCACCAATTATGAGTGCTTGTACGATTACGCCATGACTTACAGTAGAGACGTTGCTCACTTTACATCCAATTACAAAGCATCGATCACAACTTTGAAAGAAATCAATCAAGAAAACATCGTCTCTTGTGGCGTTCTGGAAACACCCAGATTCGGCAGAAAAGATACTTTCTTATTCGTACCAGGAACAAAAGTGACGTTCGAGTGCAGTCAAGACTTCATATTGGTGGGCGACCAAAGGAGAGAATGTATGGGGGATGGGCAATGGAACATTCCAGAATATGGATACACTGAATGTCTAC GTCAACAAGAATATTCCCAAAGACAAGCCGGTATAGCTTCGGGTATCGTATTGGCAGTTCTCGTACCGCTAGTCTTGTTGCTTGTCTATATTGCCTACAAATTCTTTGAGAGaaagcaaaaagaaaaagatgaGGAGGAAGAGGAAGCGATGAATTTTGAAGCCCAAAAGAG gGAAGCTCAACAAATCGCCGCAAGAAAATTAACCGCCGGAGAACACTTCGACGATGACGCCGCCAGTAGTATTGTTAGTGGCAAAGAAACCACAATCGATTAA